In Micromonospora inyonensis, the genomic window GTCACGCGGCGGCCCGGGCTCATCGGCGGTCGCGGTTGGTGCGGTCGGCACGGACAGGCGGGTGCGCGACCGCACCTGCTCGGGCGCGTCCAAGGGGCCCGGCAGGGCGACCGGCACCGACCATGCCTCCGCGTCGACCAGAGACTCGATCATGGCCATGACGTCCCCGAACATCCGGTCCACGTCCGAGGCCTCGAAGAGTTCCTCCACCAGGGAGAACACCACCACGAGCTCGTCGCGCAGCTCGAACAGCCGGACCTCGAGCGCCACCTGCGGCGTCCGCAACTGTTGGTAGTGGCTGGCCAGGTCGATGGAGCCCAACGGTCCGGCGGTACGGGGTACCTCACTGCCGAGAGCAGCGTCGACGCCCAGCGTGCTCTGGAAGACCACCGGTGCCACCGGCCGCCGGGTGTTGCGACGCCGCCCCAGCTCGCGGGACACCTCCACCCCGGTCACCAGGTTGTGCGCCATGGCCTCCCCGATGTCCCGCTGGGCGTGGATCGCAAGGTCGGAGAAGGCCGCCGATTCGGGTAACTCCACCGGTACCAGCATGGTGGAGGAGAAGGCGCCGACGAGCCGGGGCACGTCGGGGTGCAGCGGAAGGCGGTTCAGTTGCAGGGTGTTGAGCAGGAACCGTCGATGTCCGCAGGCCCGGGCCAGTGCCGTGGAGAACACGGCGAACATGGCGGCGGACGGCGTGACGCCGTGCTGGGCACAGTGACCCCGCAGCGTGGCCCACCGGTCCGCGTCCAGCACGGCCTGCCGTGCGCCCATCAGGATCGGACGGACGGCCGCCGGGTCGGCGGCCAGCGGCAGGGCTGGAGGGAGCGGCAGGTCGTCGAGCCGGTCCCACCACCAGTCGCGGTCGGCCTGCCACTGGTCGGTCCCGGACAACCCGTCCAGGGTCACGGCGTAGTCGCCGAAATCGACATCCATCGGTGCGAGCATCGCGTTCTGGTCGCTGACCAGGGCGAACAGGTCCCGGTAGAACACTCCCGACGACCAGCCGTCAATGATCATCAGGCTGGTCGAGGAGTGCAGCCGTGCCTTGGCCCCCGGAAGCAGGGTCAGCCGCATGTCCAGACCACACCCCTGAGTCGGGTCGGGGCCATCGATGCTCATCTCGTGGCGGATCGTGGCCAGCGTCTCGGCGATCTCGTCCGCACCGGCGGCGCTGAGGTCGGTTACCCGCAGCACCGGTACGGCTTCCGGGTCGTCCAGCGGCAGGATCCGCTGCCGTCCGTCGGGCAGGATCCGCGCGCGTAGCACCGCCTGGTGCTCGGCGAGCCGTTCCAGGGCGTCCTGCAACGCTTCGGCAATCTCGTCGACCTCGATGTCCTCCAGGCCGATGTCCACGTAGTGGTGAGCTGACCGGTAGGACAGTTCCCATCCGTCCTGCTGGCCGACGAAGTAACCCTGCTGAAGCGGGAGGAGAGGGAAGGGGGCCTCGGGGTCGTCCCGGCGTGCCAGCTCGAGCGGCAGCGGGCGCAGCGCACCCGTGGCGGTACCTCGCTCGTGAATGAGGGTGGCCAGCTGGGCCGCACTGTGCTCGACGCGGACGTCGGCCAGGGCCAGGGCGGCACCGAGCCGCTGCCGGACCAGCGCTGCCATCCGTACCGTCAGGACGGAATCGCCGCCGAGGCTGAGGAAGCTGGCGTCGGCCGGTACTGAGATCACGTCGAGGTCCAGCACATTGGCCCAGACGGCACGTACGGCGTCGATGAGTTCGGTCGGTGGGTTGAGGCCGGAGGAGTCGGTCAACGAGGTTCTCCCATCGTGGCGGTGAGCGGGGCGGGAATGACGCGGTCCACGGCGTGGACCCGTTCGGGACAATCGGCCGGCGGCATCCTGGCCGCGAGGGTCGCTGCGACGAGCACCGGATCCGGGCGTGGGACACCGGACCGGACCCGACCGGCGATCACCCGCTGGCCCGCGTCCGCCAGCGGGTGGCCGTTACCGGGCAGGACCGGCAGTGGATCGAATCCGGCCGCATCCAACTGGTCGGCCCACGCCGCCGCGCTGAGGAACACCTGGTCCTGTCCGGCCCGCAGGTCGGTGAACCACCGCCGTTCGTCGACGGCGGGTGACATGAGCAGGTACATAGAGGTGAGCGCCTGGTAGTGCTCGCGACAGGACTCGACGAGCACCAGCAGCCCGTCGGGGGAGAGCAGTTCCCGTAGCGCCGCCAGGGCCCGACCGACGTGGCGGGCGTTGTGCAGGACGTTCGCGGCCAGGATGACGTCCCGGGACCCGGGCGTGAATTCCGGGCCGGCCGGCGGCAGGTTGACGTCGAACAGGCCGAACCGCAGCCCCGGACGGTCACCGAGGAGCGTCCGCGCCGAGGTGAGGAAGAAGCGCGACACGTCGGTGAACAGGTACTCGATCTTGGCGTCGGCCAGTGCATCGAGGACCGGCCGGGTGGTCGCCCCGATCCCGGCGCCCACCTCCAGGATCCGCAGCGGACCGTCCGACCGGGCGGTTCGCGAGTAGCCGGCGATCATCGCCGCCGCCGCGTGGTTGGCCCAACGGCTGGGCAGGTTGTCCCGGTAGTTCCCCTCGGCCGTGTCGGTGGAACCATCCGGGAACAGCAGCTCCTGCACCCCGGCCTCGTCCCGTAGCAGGGCCGGCAGCCGGTCGGCCGTAGCCAGGAAGAACCGGGTCATCGAGGGGGGATAGCCCAAGCCGCGACGCGCCTCGTCGAGTTCCCGCCGGGCCCGGGCGTACCCGACGCGGTCCGGCGCGACGAGATCGTGGTACCTACCGGTCCGCGCGTCGTGGCCGAGCCGTCCCTCGGCGAACAGCGTGGCCAGCCACCGGCGCACGATCCAGGCATGCCGCGGCGCGACGCCCAGCACGCTCAGCACCTGTGCCGTGTCGTGGGCCGCTCCGTCCCGGAAGAGCCGCGCCCGGTCCAGCACCCGGGCCATCGAGAGCAGTGCGACCTCGTCCAACAGACGGGTCAGTGGGGGGAGGGCGGACAGGTCCGCCCCGGCTACGGCCGCGTCCCCGGCGGCGGATGCCGCCTCTCCTTCGGCGGCGGCCCGCCGATTCACGTCCGGATCCACCCGCCCGGTGGTGCCGGCGGCGGGACCGGCGACCAGCAATGTGCCCCGCCCGGGTCCCGGAACCCACTGCCACGCGCCCACCCCGGGCAGATCCGACAGGGCGTCGAACGGCGGGGCGCTCACCGCGTTCCCCGATCGCCGGCGTCGGCCACCACGATCCTGGGCGGCCTGCTGCCCGGCGCTCGCCGCCGTAGGTGGTCACGCAGTACCTCAGGCAGCCTGCGGCGGACGAACCCGGCGAGCGGTTCGTGGGCATCCGGCCCGGCCGCGCGATCGGCGTCGGACAACACTTCCACACTTAGGACCCCGCAGGCGGCGGGCGCGGCGACGGCCAGGAGACACGGGTCGTACGCGTCCAGCAACACCGCCGCGTCCAGCCCGTGTACCGCCTGACGCAGGGCGTACGGCGTGACCGCCGTCGGGGTGTCCCGCAACAGCGCGTTGGGGATGTTGGACACGACGACCGGCCGGTCGGCCAGCGTCGTCCGTAGCGTCGCGGCCAGGTCCGGGCCGGGCTGCTCCGACCAGGAGATCGTCCGCACCGGTGCCGCCACGTCCGACATCCCGGGACCGACGTGCACGACGAGGTCGTAGCGGTACCGCGTCAGCTCTGAGTCCTCCGCCATCGTGCGCGCGTGCAGGCTCACCCGCACCGGCCGGTCCTGCGCGGCCAGGACGGCGGCGACGGCCTGGGGGGCGAAGGACAGCTCCTCGTCCGCCGCGATCGCCGCCCGTACCCGGGCATCGAGGTCGCTCTCACCGGAACCGGGGTCTCGGGCCCGCTCCAGCCAGGTGAAGTGCTCGGTCAGCAGACCGCTGTGCCGGATGTCGCCGACGATCACCGTGCCGCCGTCGGAAACCGTGGCCAGTGCCTGACGCAGCACCTCGCCCAGGTAGTCCAATCCGGGGAAGCACTGGGTGACGGAGTTCAGCAGTACGCAGTCCGGGGCGACGCCCGGGCCGAAGATGGCGTCCATGGCCGCCCGTACCGTGTCGGCTGTCGTCTCGTGCGCGGCGGCCTGGACGAACGCGGTACGCGGCAGGCCCGCGTCCCCGAGCCGCTGCACCGCCGCGCGCGCCACGTCCGTGCCCACGTAGCCGCGCAGGTGCGGGTGCAGACGGTGCGCGAGCAGGCCGGTGCCGCAGCCGATCTCCAATACGCGTTTCGGCTGGTGGGCCAGAGCAAGGCCGACGGTACGGGCGAGCCAGTCCCGCATGTGCTCGACGGGCAGGGGAAGGCCGGTGTCCGAGGCCCGCCAGCCGGACAGGTCCAGGTCGTCCGAGTGCCGTCCGAGCGCGTCCTGGTACACCCAGTCGTAGACCTCGGCCCAGTGGTCGAGATGCTCCCGCAGCAGCGGCCCGGGTCGCGGCCCGGCCGTGGTGGCGGCGGGGTCCGGCCACACGACGATCACGCCGTCCGGTGTGGCACGCGCGTCGGCGACCCACGGGTGTTCGGCGACGTGGGCCAGCATCGGATCGGCGGTCGCTTCAGCGGGCACCGGATTCCTCCATTCGATCGTCGGTGTCGGTGCGTGGACCATCGCTGGCGACGAGCCGGTGGTCCCGCAGCTGCAGTACCTGGTCGGCGTGAGCTGTCACGGCGGGATCGTGGGTGACCGACAGGATGGCCAGGCCGTCCGCTCGCAGCCGCTCGATCAGGTCCAGCAGTCCGGCGGCGGATGCCTGGTCGAGCGCCGAGGTCGGTTCGTCGAGTAGCAGCACCTCGGGTCGCGCGGCCAGGGCCCGGGCCAGGGCGACCCGTTGCCGTTGGCCGCCGGAGAGCGCGTCCGGGCGTCGGCGCGCGAACTCGGCGGCGAGCCCGACCTCGTCGAGGAGGCCCGATGCCGCCTTGATCCGGTCGCGGCGACGCAGGCCGTGCAACACCGCCAGCGGACGGGCCACGGCGTTGCCGACGCGGTGCGCCGGGTTGAGTTCTCCGGCCGGATGCTGGCCGACGAGCTGGACGGCCTGTCGCTGGTCCTGGTCACGCTGCCGCACATCTGCGGGCAGTGGACGCCCTCCCAGCAGCAGTTGGCCCTGCCGGGCGGGACGGCGACCGGCAATCGCGTACAGCAGGCTCGTCTTGCCGCTGCCCGACGGCCCGATGACCGCGGTCCAGGACCCGGACGTCAGGTTCAGGTGCACGTTCTCCAGCAGCGGCGCACCGTCCGGCCGGGTCACCCGCAGGCCGCGCACGGCCAACCGGAGCGCCCGGTCACCGCCGCCGCCGGACCCATCCGCGACGAGGGTCCCGACGCCCGCGCCCGAAATCGGGGACGGCACTCGAGTGCGGGGCGGGGTCAGGTCCACCACCCGGTCGGCGAGGGCGGAGACGAGGTACGGGTCGTGGGTTACCAGCAGGGTGCTTCCGTTCCGCCGGGCTCGTACCGCCTCGACGACCCGGTGGCGCGTGCCCTGGTCGAGGGCCGAGGTCGGCTCGTCGAGCAGCAGGACGTCCGGCTCGGCGGCAAGGGCCCGGGCCAGTGCGACCCGTTGGGCCTGGCCGCCGGAGAGCTCGCCGACCCGACGGCTTGCGAGTTCAGCGGGCAGGCCGAGCAGGTCGAGAACCTCACGGACGTGCTGTGCCCGCTCCGCCCGGGAGCCGGTCAACTGCTCGCCCACCAGACGCTCGACCGACCAGAGCGGGTTCAGCGCCAGGGCCGGGTCCTGACCCACGTATCCGCAGCGCGTCCGCCGCCAACGGCGGGCTGGCCGGCCCGCCGGGACCGGCTGGCCGCGCCACCGCACCGTCCCTGCGGCGCGGACCAGACCCGGAGGCAGGGTGTCCAGCAGGGCGTGCAGCAGGCTGCTCTTGCCCACCCCGGAAGCCCCGGTGACCGCGAGCACCTCACCGGGCCCCAGCCGGAGGTCCGTGGGGGGCAGCACGGTCTGGCCATCGGCGAGGCGACGCACCGTCAGCCCGGTCACCACCAGTGGTTCCCCACTCATGCCACGCCTTCCAACCGACGTCCCGCAGCGCGTGCCGCGGCGGCGAAGAGCAGCGCGCACAGCGCCAACGGCACGGCGGGCGCCAGCAGCGCGGCGGGATTGAGCGCGACGCCGGGCAGGTTCTCGCTCAGCATCAGCGCCCAGTCGGCATCCGGCGGCTGCGGACCGAACCCGAGGACCGCCAGCGTGGTCGCCAGTTGCAGGGCGGTGATCAGCCGCAGACCGGCGTCGGCCGCCACCAGGCCGCTCAACGCCGGCAGGAGTTCCCGTACCAAGATGACGGGCCCGCGTTCACCGCGTTCGACGGCGGCGTGCAGGTAGCCGCTGCCCCGGATGGTGCCGCACTGCCCGGCCACGACCCGGGCGGTGAGCGGCGCGCCGCTCACCACGGAGGCGACCACGACCGCCGTCGCGCCGGGCAGTGCCACCGCCAGCACCAGGGCGAGGATCAGGGCGGGTACGGCAAGCAACAGGTCCCCGAGCCACCGCACGACCCGGCCCGCCCGCGCCGGCCACCAACCTGCGAGCAGCCCGAACGCCACTCCGATCAGGAGGGCCGCCGCCGCGGCGGTGAGGGCGACCCCGAGCAGGTTCGCGCCGCCGGC contains:
- a CDS encoding ABC transporter ATP-binding protein; protein product: MSGEPLVVTGLTVRRLADGQTVLPPTDLRLGPGEVLAVTGASGVGKSSLLHALLDTLPPGLVRAAGTVRWRGQPVPAGRPARRWRRTRCGYVGQDPALALNPLWSVERLVGEQLTGSRAERAQHVREVLDLLGLPAELASRRVGELSGGQAQRVALARALAAEPDVLLLDEPTSALDQGTRHRVVEAVRARRNGSTLLVTHDPYLVSALADRVVDLTPPRTRVPSPISGAGVGTLVADGSGGGGDRALRLAVRGLRVTRPDGAPLLENVHLNLTSGSWTAVIGPSGSGKTSLLYAIAGRRPARQGQLLLGGRPLPADVRQRDQDQRQAVQLVGQHPAGELNPAHRVGNAVARPLAVLHGLRRRDRIKAASGLLDEVGLAAEFARRRPDALSGGQRQRVALARALAARPEVLLLDEPTSALDQASAAGLLDLIERLRADGLAILSVTHDPAVTAHADQVLQLRDHRLVASDGPRTDTDDRMEESGAR
- a CDS encoding condensation domain-containing protein — encoded protein: MTDSSGLNPPTELIDAVRAVWANVLDLDVISVPADASFLSLGGDSVLTVRMAALVRQRLGAALALADVRVEHSAAQLATLIHERGTATGALRPLPLELARRDDPEAPFPLLPLQQGYFVGQQDGWELSYRSAHHYVDIGLEDIEVDEIAEALQDALERLAEHQAVLRARILPDGRQRILPLDDPEAVPVLRVTDLSAAGADEIAETLATIRHEMSIDGPDPTQGCGLDMRLTLLPGAKARLHSSTSLMIIDGWSSGVFYRDLFALVSDQNAMLAPMDVDFGDYAVTLDGLSGTDQWQADRDWWWDRLDDLPLPPALPLAADPAAVRPILMGARQAVLDADRWATLRGHCAQHGVTPSAAMFAVFSTALARACGHRRFLLNTLQLNRLPLHPDVPRLVGAFSSTMLVPVELPESAAFSDLAIHAQRDIGEAMAHNLVTGVEVSRELGRRRNTRRPVAPVVFQSTLGVDAALGSEVPRTAGPLGSIDLASHYQQLRTPQVALEVRLFELRDELVVVFSLVEELFEASDVDRMFGDVMAMIESLVDAEAWSVPVALPGPLDAPEQVRSRTRLSVPTAPTATADEPGPPRDDLERTIVRHWTALLGCGVPDRAADFFGLGGDSLLAVRMLGALAREEVGRVTPRRFLERPSVAGLASAVRETAETAAHGDNVGIGS
- a CDS encoding class I SAM-dependent methyltransferase; the protein is MLAHVAEHPWVADARATPDGVIVVWPDPAATTAGPRPGPLLREHLDHWAEVYDWVYQDALGRHSDDLDLSGWRASDTGLPLPVEHMRDWLARTVGLALAHQPKRVLEIGCGTGLLAHRLHPHLRGYVGTDVARAAVQRLGDAGLPRTAFVQAAAHETTADTVRAAMDAIFGPGVAPDCVLLNSVTQCFPGLDYLGEVLRQALATVSDGGTVIVGDIRHSGLLTEHFTWLERARDPGSGESDLDARVRAAIAADEELSFAPQAVAAVLAAQDRPVRVSLHARTMAEDSELTRYRYDLVVHVGPGMSDVAAPVRTISWSEQPGPDLAATLRTTLADRPVVVSNIPNALLRDTPTAVTPYALRQAVHGLDAAVLLDAYDPCLLAVAAPAACGVLSVEVLSDADRAAGPDAHEPLAGFVRRRLPEVLRDHLRRRAPGSRPPRIVVADAGDRGTR
- a CDS encoding ABC transporter permease — translated: MMRLRWDMVTPVAALAVVALALLGRHLAPNDPEQPVAVPWSAPSTRLPLGADALGRDVLSRVVAGGANLLGVALTAAAAALLIGVAFGLLAGWWPARAGRVVRWLGDLLLAVPALILALVLAVALPGATAVVVASVVSGAPLTARVVAGQCGTIRGSGYLHAAVERGERGPVILVRELLPALSGLVAADAGLRLITALQLATTLAVLGFGPQPPDADWALMLSENLPGVALNPAALLAPAVPLALCALLFAAAARAAGRRLEGVA
- a CDS encoding class I SAM-dependent methyltransferase, whose product is MSAPPFDALSDLPGVGAWQWVPGPGRGTLLVAGPAAGTTGRVDPDVNRRAAAEGEAASAAGDAAVAGADLSALPPLTRLLDEVALLSMARVLDRARLFRDGAAHDTAQVLSVLGVAPRHAWIVRRWLATLFAEGRLGHDARTGRYHDLVAPDRVGYARARRELDEARRGLGYPPSMTRFFLATADRLPALLRDEAGVQELLFPDGSTDTAEGNYRDNLPSRWANHAAAAMIAGYSRTARSDGPLRILEVGAGIGATTRPVLDALADAKIEYLFTDVSRFFLTSARTLLGDRPGLRFGLFDVNLPPAGPEFTPGSRDVILAANVLHNARHVGRALAALRELLSPDGLLVLVESCREHYQALTSMYLLMSPAVDERRWFTDLRAGQDQVFLSAAAWADQLDAAGFDPLPVLPGNGHPLADAGQRVIAGRVRSGVPRPDPVLVAATLAARMPPADCPERVHAVDRVIPAPLTATMGEPR